One Pseudomonas sp. MH9.2 DNA segment encodes these proteins:
- the metE gene encoding 5-methyltetrahydropteroyltriglutamate--homocysteine S-methyltransferase has translation MALAHTLGFPRIGADRELKKALEAYWKGDLDQAGLRAVGRELRATHWRLQKDAGIDLLPVGDFAWYDQVLAHSLTFGVIPERFAGAKDDAGLPTLDTLFAMARGASDHCCGDSHGKAQYAQELTKWFDTNYHYLVPEFTEDQRFQLSWEQLFEEVDEARALGYAVKPVLIGPLTYLWLGKAKGDSFDKLDLLERLLPLYGEILGRLAAQGVEWVQIDEPILTLDLPQDWKNAFERAYHSLQYSPLKKLVATYFGGLEDNLGLAVALPVAGLHIDLVRAPEQLAAVLDRLPTYKVLSLGVVNGRNVWRCDLDNALEQLQHAHVRFGDNLWVSASSSLLHSPVSLDREDTLDAELKSWLAFAVQKCEEIAVLSAALNDPQATTVQAALVESRAIQLSRQQSPRIHKPHVEARLAAITAADSRRQSVFDERIEQQRARLNLPLFPTTTIGSFPQTASIRLARQAFKQGTLSATDYTEAMHCEIRHAVETQERLGLDVLVHGEAERNDMVEYFAEQLDGYAFSRFGWVQSYGSRCVKPAVIFGDVSRPQAMTVEWTRYAQSVTGKVMKGMLTGPVTMLMWSFPREDVSRKIQAQQLALAIRDEVLDLEQAGIKIVQIDEAAFREGLPLRRAQWQEYLEWAVEAFRLCASGVRDETQIHTHMCYSEFNDVIESIAAMDADVITIETSRSDMELLEAFNAFDYPNDIGPGVYDIHSPRVPETAEMVKLMTKAVRHIPAERLWVNPDCGLKTRGWVETEAALANMVAAARQLRCEWV, from the coding sequence ATGGCCTTGGCCCACACGCTTGGATTTCCGCGCATCGGCGCAGACCGTGAATTGAAAAAAGCGCTGGAAGCGTACTGGAAAGGCGACCTTGATCAAGCGGGCCTGCGTGCAGTTGGTCGTGAGTTGCGTGCTACCCACTGGCGTTTGCAGAAAGACGCCGGGATTGACCTGCTGCCAGTCGGCGACTTTGCCTGGTACGACCAGGTGCTGGCGCATTCGCTGACTTTCGGCGTGATCCCTGAACGCTTCGCTGGCGCCAAAGACGATGCTGGCTTGCCAACCCTTGATACGTTGTTCGCCATGGCCCGTGGCGCCAGCGATCATTGCTGCGGCGATAGCCACGGCAAGGCGCAATACGCTCAAGAGTTGACCAAGTGGTTCGATACCAACTACCACTATCTCGTCCCTGAATTCACTGAGGACCAGCGTTTCCAGCTGAGCTGGGAGCAGTTGTTCGAGGAGGTCGACGAAGCCCGGGCGCTGGGTTATGCAGTCAAACCGGTATTGATCGGCCCTTTGACGTACTTGTGGCTGGGTAAAGCCAAGGGCGACAGCTTCGACAAACTTGATTTGCTGGAACGCCTGCTGCCGTTGTACGGCGAAATTCTCGGACGTCTGGCGGCGCAGGGCGTTGAATGGGTGCAGATCGATGAACCGATCCTGACCCTCGACCTGCCACAAGACTGGAAAAACGCGTTCGAGCGGGCATATCACAGCCTGCAATACTCGCCGCTGAAAAAACTGGTCGCCACTTATTTCGGTGGCCTTGAAGACAACCTTGGATTGGCAGTGGCGCTTCCAGTAGCGGGGTTGCACATTGATCTGGTGCGCGCGCCGGAACAGCTGGCGGCAGTGCTTGACCGTCTGCCGACCTATAAAGTGCTGTCGTTGGGTGTGGTCAACGGGCGTAACGTCTGGCGCTGCGATCTGGACAACGCACTGGAGCAACTGCAGCACGCGCACGTCCGCTTTGGCGACAATCTGTGGGTCTCCGCGTCATCCTCGCTGTTGCACAGCCCGGTGAGTCTCGACCGCGAAGACACGCTGGATGCCGAACTGAAAAGCTGGCTGGCCTTTGCCGTGCAGAAGTGCGAAGAAATCGCGGTGCTCAGCGCGGCCTTGAACGATCCGCAGGCTACGACAGTGCAGGCCGCTTTGGTTGAGAGTCGCGCTATACAGCTCAGCCGCCAGCAATCACCTCGTATTCACAAACCCCACGTCGAGGCACGTCTGGCGGCGATCACTGCGGCTGACAGTCGGCGCCAGTCAGTTTTTGACGAGCGCATTGAGCAGCAACGTGCGCGGCTGAATCTGCCGCTGTTTCCGACGACTACCATTGGCTCGTTCCCACAGACCGCGTCCATTCGTCTGGCGCGTCAGGCGTTCAAACAGGGCACCTTGTCGGCCACTGATTACACCGAAGCCATGCACTGTGAAATTCGCCATGCGGTGGAGACTCAGGAGCGCTTGGGGCTGGATGTACTGGTGCATGGCGAGGCTGAGCGTAACGACATGGTCGAGTACTTCGCCGAGCAATTGGACGGGTATGCGTTTAGCCGGTTTGGCTGGGTCCAGAGCTACGGTTCGCGCTGCGTGAAGCCAGCGGTGATATTCGGTGACGTGAGCCGTCCGCAGGCGATGACCGTTGAATGGACGCGCTACGCGCAGAGCGTGACCGGCAAGGTCATGAAGGGCATGCTCACAGGCCCGGTGACCATGCTGATGTGGTCGTTCCCGCGTGAAGATGTTTCACGCAAGATTCAGGCGCAACAGCTGGCGCTGGCGATCCGTGACGAAGTGCTGGATCTGGAGCAGGCGGGAATCAAAATCGTGCAAATCGACGAAGCAGCCTTCCGCGAAGGATTGCCGCTACGCCGTGCACAGTGGCAGGAATATCTGGAGTGGGCGGTGGAGGCTTTTCGCCTGTGCGCGTCTGGCGTGCGTGATGAAACCCAGATCCACACCCACATGTGTTACAGCGAATTTAACGACGTGATCGAATCAATTGCTGCCATGGACGCCGACGTAATTACCATTGAAACGTCACGCTCGGACATGGAGTTGCTGGAGGCCTTCAACGCATTCGACTACCCGAATGACATCGGGCCGGGGGTCTATGACATTCATTCGCCGCGCGTGCCGGAGACCGCCGAGATGGTCAAACTGATGACCAAGGCGGTCAGGCACATCCCTGCTGAACGGTTGTGGGTCAATCCGGATTGCGGCCTGAAAACCCGCGGCTGGGTCGAGACAGAAGCCGCGTTGGCGAACATGGTGGCGGCGGCACGGCAACTGCGGTGCGAATGGGTTTGA
- the metR gene encoding transcriptional regulator MetR, which produces MLEIRHLKTLHALREADSLVEAAERLHLTQSALSHQFKELEERMGMSLFTRKTKPVRFTSAGLRLLQLADSVLPQLRGAERDIARLAGGTAGRLHMAIECHSCFQWLMPTIDQFRDAWPEVELDLSSGFSFAPLPALARGDLDLVVTSDPLELVGITYVPLFTYEAMLAVANQHPLANKAYVVPEDLLKETLITYPVERDRLDIFTRFLEPADVEPAQVRTSELTVMMMQLVASGRGVCGMPHWALHEYSSRGYVKAKRLGEKGLFATLYAGIRADMLDAPYMRDFLLTAKDTSFSTLDGVSAVR; this is translated from the coding sequence ATGCTGGAAATCCGCCACCTGAAAACCCTCCACGCCTTGCGCGAGGCCGACAGCCTTGTGGAAGCGGCCGAGCGCCTGCACTTGACGCAATCTGCCTTGTCCCATCAGTTCAAGGAGCTGGAGGAGCGCATGGGTATGTCGCTGTTCACGCGCAAAACCAAACCCGTACGGTTCACCAGTGCAGGGCTGCGCCTGTTGCAGCTGGCTGATTCAGTCCTCCCGCAATTGCGGGGTGCCGAGCGTGACATCGCCCGTCTGGCGGGCGGAACTGCGGGGCGCCTGCACATGGCTATCGAGTGTCACAGTTGCTTCCAGTGGCTGATGCCGACCATCGACCAGTTCCGTGATGCCTGGCCGGAAGTCGAGCTGGACCTGTCGTCCGGGTTTTCCTTCGCGCCGCTGCCGGCACTGGCCCGCGGCGATCTGGACTTGGTGGTGACCTCCGACCCACTGGAGCTGGTGGGCATCACCTACGTCCCATTGTTTACCTACGAAGCCATGTTGGCGGTGGCCAATCAGCATCCGCTGGCGAACAAGGCGTATGTTGTCCCGGAAGACCTGCTCAAGGAAACCTTGATCACCTACCCGGTTGAGCGCGACCGTCTGGACATCTTCACCCGCTTTCTGGAGCCGGCCGATGTTGAACCGGCGCAGGTGCGAACCTCAGAACTGACGGTGATGATGATGCAACTGGTCGCCAGCGGACGCGGCGTGTGTGGCATGCCCCATTGGGCGCTGCATGAATACAGCTCGCGGGGCTATGTGAAAGCCAAGCGATTAGGCGAAAAAGGCCTGTTCGCCACGCTGTATGCCGGCATCCGCGCCGACATGCTCGATGCGCCGTACATGCGTGATTTCCTGCTGACCGCCAAAGACACCTCGTTCTCGACGCTGGATGGGGTGAGTGCAGTCAGGTGA